From the Sediminispirochaeta bajacaliforniensis DSM 16054 genome, the window CCTATCGAGAATTCGATGCGCCTCCTGCAAAAAAGCAACGGGATCGCTCAGGTGCTCGACCAGATGGCTGGCATGCACGACCTGAAACACCTGATCACCGAAGGCTGACTGTTCAAGAGTGCTTATGGAAATAGGAACGCCGCGGTGTTCTATGCCGTATCTTGCAGTCGGAGAACACACTTCGACCCCTTCGGCCCGCCAGCCATGCTCACGAAGGTGCTCAATGAGGCGTCCTGTCGCACAACCGATATCAAGGAATCTTCCACCAGCAAGGCCTCGTGAGGTTGTAATAGAGGAAAAACCCACATCATCCAAGGCCTTGGTCATTAATGAGAAGAAGGCCTCTTCATTGCTCAGTTCATAGCTGAGATACTCTTCGCCGTAACGAAGACTCAACTCCTCCTGAACCGGCACCGGGTATTGCTGAAGGTGACCGCAACCGCAACATCTATGGAAACGGGCCCCCTCGACCTCCCACAAAAAGCTAAATACGGAAGAACCGCAGATCGGACATGCATACCCGAGGCATCGCTCATTTCCAGCCGGGTTACTAAAGGTTCTAACCGGCATGTATCAACGAACCCGAAGAAGAATAGAGTGGCTTGTCTCATTGCCGGCAAAGTCGGAAACCGCCACTTCCAGCGTCGAGGCACCAGGGCTCAGCATAATTTCTCCTATGCGATAATAACCGGACCTCTGATACAAACGATCCGCAGTAAGATTTCCGGTACGTATCAGCTTTAAGGAATCACCGTCCATTTCAAGGGTCTCAAAGGAAACGTCGCCTTGCGACTCTCCGTTTAAATAGGTATCGAATCGATAAGGAGCCTTTCGATCACGGCTTCCCGCCACAGGATCGAAGGCGGAAACAAACACCTCCCAGCGTCCTGCTTCCAGCCGTGCCTCCCTATTAAGGGTAATCGTTTGATCGCCCCGACTTAAAAGAACCCCACTGATGATCGGTGCAAGCGAATCTTCAAGCGGAGGCAAAGAGAGAAGCGGATTCACATAACGCAAATACTCATAATCAAGAATCTGCAAGAAGAGTGGGCTCGGATTGCCTGAAGAGCTAAGCAAAAGGGTGCCGAGGGTCTCACCTTTTTCCACCTCGACATGTGAAACCTTCACCGTGCCAAGATTTCCGTAAAAAGAGCGAATTCCCCGCTCGTGCTCCAGCACAATAAAGGAATCATACCCGGAAGGTAACTGGTCCAGGGCCTCATCCTCTCGCTGGAAATAGATCAGCTTACCGGATTCCACGGCCCGAACATCATTGATGCTGCCTTGAATCATCGCCCCCGGCAAAAAAGCCTTTCCGTTGTTCTGACAAAAATCCAGAACGACCGTGGGGTTCTCCAAGGGCCACTCATATCCGAAAAGCAAACCGGAAGAGGAAAACAACATGAATAGTGCCGTCAAAACCAAGAAGCTTCTACATTTCATTTTCTATTTCCTTTCGAAAGAAAAACAGGCAAGACGATCCTGATAACCGATAAGAAGGCCGTGACTGGTTTTACCGAACCAGAATACCGGTCCCTTCATTCCAATCTCGAGAAAGGAAAAACCCTTATCATCAAAAAGTGAAAGATGGCCTTCCGAACCGCCGACAAGAACCGCAGAGATCGACGGGTCTGAAAGATCACGACTGCCCAGATACCTCCCTGTGAGATTGTAGCGGCTAACGCCACCACTCAGTAGGTCCATGGTAAGAAGTGAGGTTCCTCTATCAAGACGCAGGAGAGAACCTCCACGGAGAAACTGAACCGAGGTTTGTCGAAGCAAAACTCCGGGCAGCTTCCATTCGCTGCGAAGCTGCCATTGATCTTCGACCTTCTCATAAAGAGAAAGCTTCTGTGGTTCGATTCCGCGAACAAGTGCAAGGCGATCGGAAGCATCAGAAACAGCCACCCCATAGACGACAGGCACGCCACTTGCCTCCGGCGCGAAGTGGGAGAGAAGAGCACCCTTCGAATCGAGGAGGTACGTGTCGCCATTGAGCGTCCCGAGGATTCGTCTATCAGGAGTATCGGAAAAAGCGGTAATAAGGGAGGGCACCTTTTTTACCCACAATACCTGACCGGAAAGACTAACCTCTTCAATGGCCAGACGATCGGAAGCAACAAGATAAGAGCCCTGGGCGGTAAAAAAAGGTAACCATCCTGAAGGAACGATACCGGCTGCAGTGCCTCCGGCATCGTACATGCGCCCGCCGTAGGAAAATCCGCTCTTGTTCATGGCAAGCCGTTCTTTCCCCAAGGAGAAAAAGAGTAGTTTTCCTTCTTCGGTTACATACCCGAAATGATCAGCGGTGGCAAAAGAGAGAACATCATCCCCCGCATGCCCGAGAACCTCCGACTGCCCGGCAACAACACGGCTCCAAACAGGAACCCCGGACAAGCGGGGCTCAATCGACCTTCCAAAAAGCAAGAGATAGACAAAAAGTAGCACAATAAAGAGAAAAATCGAAGTTTTGCGTCGCTTCATAACCTGTTCGTACCCGAAGATTCCTGTCGCTTTCTATCGTTATCCATTTTTGTCTTCCACACATCAATTTTCTTTTTAATGTTTTCGGCTTCGGTAGAATCTCCCAAAAGAATATATAAGCGCCTCAAAGCACTTAAATAACGTATGGCAAGTTTAAAATCATCGATTCTTCCGGTAGATAGTTCATATTTCTGACGATACCCATCGGCAGATTTTGCAAGAAGCCCCTTCACCAAATTAAGATGGCGCATTCGGCTTTCGTATCCCGCCTCCCGCGGATCCATCTTTGCAACAAAATTTTTGAGATCAAGTAAATTCTTTGAAACGGTGGCAAAACGCCCTTCTATTTCAACAAAGGACCACTTCCATTTGCTGTTTTCACCGAAACCGTCTTTTACCGCATCAACGGCAAAACCCAATTTGCGAACAAGAAGCCAACGATTCTCGTCGTCGAATGAGCCTATCTTTTCCGCCTGTTCGGCATAATCGGAATAGGGCACATCAAGATAGCCCGTGACTACTTCCTCGAGATAGATGATGGCTTTATAGCAGGCCTTTCTTGCATCGTTCAGAAATGCATCATTCCGAACGCCGAGAAGGGACATGGAGAGATTATTCATCAACACATAGTAGGAAACCAAATTAAGGCTTTCGTCGACAAGGCGAAGTTTTTTATACCCTGCCCCCAACTCATCATTTTCAACGGTCTCCAACAATTTCTTTTCACGCTGGAGGATCTGATCTACGGCAAGCTTATATTCCTTTATCTTCTCAAAATAGCGTCGCTTTGCTTCTCCGCTGACTTTTCCCACGCTAAGCTCCTTGGATCCTGTTACAGCCGTCCAGAGGTTTCAAGCAAACGACGAGCGTGCTCCAATGACGCCTCTCCGCCGCTTGTACCCGACAGCATCCGGGCCACCTCGGCAACCCGTTCTTCCCGGGAAAGAGGATGCGTATCCGTCACGGTTCGCCCGTTTCGCTCCTGCTTTTCCACGATAACATGATTATCGGCTTGAACAGCAATGGAGGCAAGATGTGTTATACAAAGGACCTGTTTTTTCTTTCCCAATTCGGCCAAATAGCGGGCAACGGCAACCGCAACCTCACCTCCGATGCCGGTATCAATCTCATCAAAAATAAGGGTTTGGACCTGATCGGTTTCCGACAGAACACTCTTTATTGCCAACATGACCCGGGAAAGCTCACCGCCGGAAGCAATATCCTTCAGAGGACGCTCGGGTTCCCCTACATTGGGACTGATGAGGAATTCGATTCTATCGTAACCGTGGGGTCCACAGGAAAGTTTTCCGCTCTTTCCTTCCCGATACCCCGTCGATACGGTAAAACGGACCTTCGGCATTCCGAGAAAACGCAACGCTTCACTGATTGCTTTCTCAAGACGGGAAGCGGCCTCCTTACGGCGACGGGAAAGCTCCCGTGCACGTTCGGCAAGGCGGCGCTCCGCCTCTTTGAGCTCCCCCTCCAGACGTGCAATCTCTTCATCCCGTCCGGCAAAGGCTTCCAGCTTTTTCCCGGCTTCTTCGCGATACGCCAAAACAGCTGCCGGATCTTCTCCATACTTTTTTTCGAGACGATGGATCGTCTGGAGCCGTTCTTCGCAGCGATCAAGGCGCTCAGGAGAAAAATCTACCGTCTGGAGATAATCACGAAGCGTTTGTTCGATATCTTCGATTTCATAGAAGGCATTTTCGATTCTGGTACTTTGCGTCAGCAACGAAGGGTCGATACCCGCAAGCGCAGAAACAACATGCATAGCTTCGCGAAGTTGAGAAAGGGCCCCACCCTTTGTCTCGGCCAAAACAGAGTGGCACTGTTCCAATAGCGAGAATAACTTCTCGCTTTGACTCAGCAGATCACGCTCTCGTGTCAATTCCTCTTCTTCTCCGGGGACGAGCTTACTCTCGTCAATTTCATGGATTGCATACTCAAGGATATCACGTTCACGAAGAAGATCCCGTTCATCGCTGCGAAGGCTCTCCACCTCCTTATGGAGGGATGTAAGAGAGGTGAAAAGCGAAGCAACCTCGCCGGCAAGTTCTTCAAGGCCGGCAAAACGATCAAGGAGCAGCCGATGATTATCCACCGAAAAAAGGGATTGGTGCTCATGCTGGCCGTGAAGATCAAAGAGGAAACCGGTCAGATCACGGAGGTCCTTCAGCGTTGCCGGCGTGGATTGAATAAAAGACGAACCACGGCCGTTACGCTTAAGCACCCTGCGAAGCAGCACCGCTCCCTCTTCGTCCGAGATATCGTGATCGGCCAGCCACCTCAGGGCTCCTTCACAAGAGTCGACCCGAACCATTGCAGCAATCTCAGCCTCTTCGCTACCGACTCGAATCGATTCGGTGTCCCCCTTGCCTCCAAGCAGAAGGGAAAGAGCCCCGATAAGGATCGACTTACCTGCCCCGGTCTCACCGGAAAGGACCGTAAGATGTTCGGAAAAATCAAGATTCGCGGAATCGATCAAGGCATAACCACGGATCGTCAGCGTCTCAAGCATCCGAACCTCCCGACCAATTCAACTTCGACCTGAGGACCTCAAAGAAATTTCTCCTGTCCGAACGGACAAGGAGAGCCTTGCTGTGACTCTTTTCAAAAAAGACAAGGTCCCCTCCCTGAAGAGGGAAAACCTCCTGGCCATCTATAGAAAGGATAATATCGGTCCGCTGATCCTTTTTCACATTGATCTGTGCGACATCATTTCCGGAAACGACAAGAGGACGATTCGAGAGGGTAAAGGGACAGATTGGGTTAATGATAAGGGCTTCCATTTCGGGATCAAGAATAGGGCCGCCGGCTGCGACGCTGTAAGCAGTCGAACCGGTGGGAGTGGCGACAATGACTCCGTCGGCTCGATAGCTTCCGAGTTCATTATGGTTGAGACGAAGATCCAATTCCACCACTTTGGACATCCCATTTGCGCTGATAACCGCATCGTTCAAACCCGAAAAGGTCATAATTCGTTTTCCGCCTCGTTCCACTATAACCTTGAGCATAACACGACGGGAAAGACCTAAGCCCCCCTGCCGATATCCTTCAAAGACCTCCCTCCATTCACAGGAGGAAATTTCGGTCAGAAATCCGAAATTACCGAGATTGACAGCCAGAATGGGAACCCCAAGGTTGTCAAGAAGCCGTGCTGCATAGAGAACGGTTCCATCCCCACCAAGAGAAAAGGCAAAATCGACACCCTCGGTTGAAATATCCTCCGGCTTTCCGAAAAAACCGAAGGGAATGGCATCAATCCCTTGTTCCTGCAGGAAAAGAGCGATCTCATCCATCAGCACAGCGGCGGCCGGTTTTTGGAGATTTGCTATGATCAGCACTTTTCGAATAAGACGCTCCATGGTTCTCCTAAGGAAGAGTGGATAGTACTTTCGATATTTGTTCGGCCTGGCTCTTCCCAAGCATCGGATAGAGAGGGAACAGAAGGCAACGCAACATAAACTGCCGTGCCTTCGGGAATCCGTCATCCATGCTCTCCATGACCGAATCGGCAAAGGCGAGACAGGTTTCGACCCCTTTTTTCCGGGCATAGGAGCCGACATCTTTTACGCTACTTTCGATCATGATCGGAAAAGAGTAGTGAACATTCTCTCCCTCTCCCGGCTGGACCAACATGTTATGTCGTCCCTTCATGACCGCCTTTGAAAAAAGAGCTGCAAGTTCTTTTCGCCGTTCGAAATAGCCCTCGGACTCTTTGAGCTGAACCAGGGCAAGGGCGGCACAGAAATCGGGCATCAGTCTGGCACACGAAGAGCCTTCAACCGATTGTTTCAGGCGTGAAAGCTGTTTACGCCCTCTTGCGATCACGAGGGCCCCTTCGCCCGCAGTAATCAAATGATTCGGTTCAAGACCGATGACCGCATAATCCCCTGCGGTTCCACAAAGACGGGAACCATCGTGCCCTCCGAAAGCAGAAGTCACATCCTCAATCAACGGAACGCCAGCCTCCACAAGCGGCTCGGTTTCCGGAATAAAGCCAAGGGGATAGTGAAGAAGCACAGCCTTAGCCCCTTCCTCAATCGCCCGCAGGGCATCGGGAATAAAAAGAGAGCCGTTCTCCTCACTGACATCGATAATGGAGGCCTCGAGTCCAAAACGTGCAAGCTCATCGAGATAAAAGGCGGGAGAAAGAGCCGAAACAACGACAGAACTTCCAGGTTCGAGATCCAGGGAGGAAAGGGCAAGACCAATGGCATCGGGGTAGGTCGCAAAAGCAAAGCCCCCGCCGGCGGAAAGCTTATCGGCAAATACCTTTACCAGCTCTTCGCCGACAGGTCCAGGGCCGATTACGTCAGAAACAAGGGTAGTAAGTACGGAATCCATCTCTTTCCGCTTAATAGTGGGCCTGAAAACCGGGATCATATATGCGGCTCCGAATTATTCGTTGATATATTCCAGCTGTTGCAACTCCTTGGGATCGAAGAGCCGAAGAATGTCAAGCATGATCAGATAACCGTCATCCCGGTTGAACACGCCTTGAATATATTCAGCACCGATTCCGGAGAGCATCTGAGGAGGAGGCTGCATTTTATTCAGATCGACGGTCACAACCCGCGATACTTTATCAATAATAATGCCGAGCTTCATTCCCTTGATATCGATAATAATAAAACCGCTGAGCAGTTCATCTTCTTCGCTAAGCTCAGCTCGTTTGAGATGAAAACGCTTATGCAGATTGATGATCGGAATAATTTCACCACGTAGGTTGAAGATTCCCTCTACATACGAGGGAGCATTCGGAATAGGACGAGTCTCTTCGACCCTCACAATCCCATCCACCGACATAATATTTATTCCGTAATGTTCTTCTCCTAGCTGGAAGCTGACCAGCTGCATTCGACGTTCTTCCTGTTCTACCATCTCTCCTCCCGATAGTCTTTTCAGCATAAATGAGACGGGGTGATTTTGCAATACTGATTTCGCACCCGCCAAAGAGTCAATACACGATAAGAACAGGAACTTCGCTTTTACGCAATACGATGGTCGTCGTCGAACCCAGAATATAGGCTACAATCTTATTCCGGCCGTGCGACCCAATCATAATCATATCGCTTTTTTCTCGCTTTGCAGCGGCAAGGACCTCATGTACGGGAGATCCCTCGGTAAAAAGCATCTTCGGAGTGACACCGTGCTCTTCGAGAAAACGTCGTTCCTGTTCGTGCGAATCATTCTCCGAATTTCCCTCGGATGCCGTCATCATAACAAGTTGATCCGTGGTTTCATGAAAATTATTGATATAATAACGCAAGGCGTTCTCGGCACTCCTGCTTCTGTCATAGGGAAAAAGAATGCGCTCTATGGCCCAATGCTCCGCAGGACAGACAAGTACCGGACGAACGGAACGACGGACCAGATCCTCCGTTGTCGATCCTACCATATCACGTTTGTATTGTGCGTTTTCGCCGCGCTGGCCAATGGCAATGAGATCGGCGCACCGCCCTCTCTCGGC encodes:
- a CDS encoding class I SAM-dependent methyltransferase → MPVRTFSNPAGNERCLGYACPICGSSVFSFLWEVEGARFHRCCGCGHLQQYPVPVQEELSLRYGEEYLSYELSNEEAFFSLMTKALDDVGFSSITTSRGLAGGRFLDIGCATGRLIEHLREHGWRAEGVEVCSPTARYGIEHRGVPISISTLEQSAFGDQVFQVVHASHLVEHLSDPVAFLQEAHRILDRRGLLVLTTPNSAGLQARLFGSGWRSVIPDHIHLFGRKNFLSLLRSNGFSPISWKTWGGIAKGLAPETIKRPVDRFAKLSGLGDVMIVLSEKR
- a CDS encoding M23 family metallopeptidase, whose product is MKCRSFLVLTALFMLFSSSGLLFGYEWPLENPTVVLDFCQNNGKAFLPGAMIQGSINDVRAVESGKLIYFQREDEALDQLPSGYDSFIVLEHERGIRSFYGNLGTVKVSHVEVEKGETLGTLLLSSSGNPSPLFLQILDYEYLRYVNPLLSLPPLEDSLAPIISGVLLSRGDQTITLNREARLEAGRWEVFVSAFDPVAGSRDRKAPYRFDTYLNGESQGDVSFETLEMDGDSLKLIRTGNLTADRLYQRSGYYRIGEIMLSPGASTLEVAVSDFAGNETSHSILLRVR
- the recN gene encoding DNA repair protein RecN; protein product: MLETLTIRGYALIDSANLDFSEHLTVLSGETGAGKSILIGALSLLLGGKGDTESIRVGSEEAEIAAMVRVDSCEGALRWLADHDISDEEGAVLLRRVLKRNGRGSSFIQSTPATLKDLRDLTGFLFDLHGQHEHQSLFSVDNHRLLLDRFAGLEELAGEVASLFTSLTSLHKEVESLRSDERDLLRERDILEYAIHEIDESKLVPGEEEELTRERDLLSQSEKLFSLLEQCHSVLAETKGGALSQLREAMHVVSALAGIDPSLLTQSTRIENAFYEIEDIEQTLRDYLQTVDFSPERLDRCEERLQTIHRLEKKYGEDPAAVLAYREEAGKKLEAFAGRDEEIARLEGELKEAERRLAERARELSRRRKEAASRLEKAISEALRFLGMPKVRFTVSTGYREGKSGKLSCGPHGYDRIEFLISPNVGEPERPLKDIASGGELSRVMLAIKSVLSETDQVQTLIFDEIDTGIGGEVAVAVARYLAELGKKKQVLCITHLASIAVQADNHVIVEKQERNGRTVTDTHPLSREERVAEVARMLSGTSGGEASLEHARRLLETSGRL
- a CDS encoding NAD(+)/NADH kinase, which translates into the protein MERLIRKVLIIANLQKPAAAVLMDEIALFLQEQGIDAIPFGFFGKPEDISTEGVDFAFSLGGDGTVLYAARLLDNLGVPILAVNLGNFGFLTEISSCEWREVFEGYRQGGLGLSRRVMLKVIVERGGKRIMTFSGLNDAVISANGMSKVVELDLRLNHNELGSYRADGVIVATPTGSTAYSVAAGGPILDPEMEALIINPICPFTLSNRPLVVSGNDVAQINVKKDQRTDIILSIDGQEVFPLQGGDLVFFEKSHSKALLVRSDRRNFFEVLRSKLNWSGGSDA
- a CDS encoding DegT/DnrJ/EryC1/StrS family aminotransferase → MIPVFRPTIKRKEMDSVLTTLVSDVIGPGPVGEELVKVFADKLSAGGGFAFATYPDAIGLALSSLDLEPGSSVVVSALSPAFYLDELARFGLEASIIDVSEENGSLFIPDALRAIEEGAKAVLLHYPLGFIPETEPLVEAGVPLIEDVTSAFGGHDGSRLCGTAGDYAVIGLEPNHLITAGEGALVIARGRKQLSRLKQSVEGSSCARLMPDFCAALALVQLKESEGYFERRKELAALFSKAVMKGRHNMLVQPGEGENVHYSFPIMIESSVKDVGSYARKKGVETCLAFADSVMESMDDGFPKARQFMLRCLLFPLYPMLGKSQAEQISKVLSTLP
- a CDS encoding chemotaxis protein CheW, which translates into the protein MVEQEERRMQLVSFQLGEEHYGINIMSVDGIVRVEETRPIPNAPSYVEGIFNLRGEIIPIINLHKRFHLKRAELSEEDELLSGFIIIDIKGMKLGIIIDKVSRVVTVDLNKMQPPPQMLSGIGAEYIQGVFNRDDGYLIMLDILRLFDPKELQQLEYINE
- a CDS encoding universal stress protein, with the translated sequence MIKHILVAVDGSPHSMSALRYGLDIARKNNASIEALFVIDRRKTQMPYMYTGGAYDISYERIYIPPDPQMREFYEKIHADIRSFGEKVISQCEKEAEDAGLECNGMIEEGFPAELIAERGRCADLIAIGQRGENAQYKRDMVGSTTEDLVRRSVRPVLVCPAEHWAIERILFPYDRSRSAENALRYYINNFHETTDQLVMMTASEGNSENDSHEQERRFLEEHGVTPKMLFTEGSPVHEVLAAAKREKSDMIMIGSHGRNKIVAYILGSTTTIVLRKSEVPVLIVY